Proteins found in one Muntiacus reevesi chromosome 2, mMunRee1.1, whole genome shotgun sequence genomic segment:
- the BHLHE23 gene encoding class E basic helix-loop-helix protein 23, which yields MAELKSLSGDAYLELSHGYAAAGLAYGAARGPEAARGYGMPGTGGDIPAASAPRAPAAAAESSGEQSGDEDDAFERRRRRRGPEGATDGRRRPREQRSLRLSINARERRRMHDLNDALDGLRAVIPYAHSPSVRKLSKIATLLLAKNYILMQAQALDEMRRLVAYLNHGQGLAAPVAAAPLTPFSQAAVYPFSASAALPCPDKCAAFSGSPSALCKHCNEKP from the coding sequence ATGGCAGAGCTCAAGTCGCTGTCGGGGGACGCGTACCTGGAGCTGAGCCACGGCTACGCGGCGGCGGGCCTCGCCTACGGGGCGGCCCGGGGGCCCGAGGCGGCCCGCGGCTACGGCATGCCGGGCACGGGAGGTGACATCCCCGCGGCGTCCGCGCCCAGAGCCCCGGCCGCGGCGGCCGAGAGCAGCGGCGAGCAGAGCGGGGACGAGGACGACGCCTTTGagcggcggaggcggcggcgcGGGCCGGAGGGCGCGACGGATGGGCGCCGGCGGCCGCGGGAGCAGCGGTCGCTGCGGCTGAGCATCAACGCCCGGGAGCGCCGGCGGATGCACGACCTGAACGACGCGCTGGACGGCTTGCGCGCGGTGATCCCCTACGCTCACAGCCCGTCGGTGCGCAAGCTCTCCAAGATTGCCACGCTGCTGCTCGCCAAGAACTACATCCTCATGCAGGCGCAGGCCCTGGACGAGATGCGGCGCCTCGTGGCCTACCTCAACCACGGCCAGGGCTTGGCCGCGCCGGTGGCCGCCGCGCCCTTGACGCCCTTCAGCCAGGCTGCAGTGTACCCCTTCTCTGCCAGCGCCGCGCTGCCCTGTCCAGACAAGTGCGCCGCCTTCTCCGGGTCGCCCTCGGCGCTTTGCAAACACTGTAACGAGAAGCCCTAA
- the SLC17A9 gene encoding voltage-gated purine nucleotide uniporter SLC17A9 isoform X1, producing MQPPPDETRRDAAEDTQWSRPECQVWTGTLLLGTCLLYCARVSMPVCAASMSQDFGWNKKEAGVVLSSFFWGYCLTQVVGGHLGDRIGGEKVILLSASAWGFITVATPLLAHLGSAHLAFMTFSRILTGLLQGVYFPALTSLLSQKVRESERAFTYSTVGAGSQFGTLVTGAVGSLLLDWYGWPSVFYFSGGLTLLWVGYVYRCLLNERDLILALGILAQGLPVSRHTKVPWRQLFRKPSVWAAIISQLSAACSFFILLSWLPTFFKETFPSSKGWIFNVVPWLVAIPASLLSGLLSDHLINQGYRTITVRKFMQVMGLGLSSVFALCLGHTSSFCNSVVFASASIGLQTFNHSGISVNIQDLAPSCAGFLFGVANTAGALAGVVGVCLGGYLIETTGSWTSVFNLVAAISSLGLCTFLVFGKAQRVDLSPAHEDL from the exons ATGCAGCCGCCCCCGGACGAGACCCGCAGGGACGCGGCCGAGGACACCCAGTGGTCCAG gccCGAGTGCCAGGTATGGACAGGGACACTGCTGTTGGGCACGTGCCTGCTCTACTGTGCCCGCGTCAGCATGCCTGTCTGCGCCGCCTCCATGAGCCAGGACTTCGGCTGGAACAAGAAAGAGGCCGGCGTCGTGCTCAGCAGCTTCTTCTGGGGCTACTGCCTGACTCAGGTGGTGGGCGGCCACCTGGGGGACCG GATCGGCGGCGAGAAGGTCATCCTGCTCTCAGCTTCTGCCTGGGGCTTCATCACCGTGGCCACTCCACTGCTCGCACACCTTGGCAGCGCCCACCTGGCCTTCATGACCTTCTCTCGCATCCTCACAGGCTTGCTCCAAG GGGTTTACTTCCCTGCGCTGACCAGCCTGCTGTCCCAGAAGGTGCGGGAGAGTGAGCGAGCCTTCACCTACAGCACCGTGGGGGCCGGCTCCCAGTTCGG GACGCTGGTGACTGGGGCTGTGGGCTCCCTGCTCCTGGACTGGTATGGCTGGCCAAGCGTCTTCTACTTCTCGGGCGGGCTCACCCTGCTGTGGGTGGGTTACGTGTACAGGTGTCTCCTGAATGAGAGAG ATCTCATCCTGGCCCTGGGCATCCTGGCGCAGGGCCTGCCCGTGTCCAGACACACCAAGGTGCCCTGGAGACAGCTCTTCCGAAAGCCTTCTGTCTG GGCAGCCATCATCTCCCAGCTCTCGGCGGCCTGCTCCTTCTTCATCCTCCTCTCCTGGCTGCCGACCTTCTTTAAGGAGACCTTCCCCAGCTCCAAG ggCTGGATCTTCAACGTGGTGCCCTGGCTGGTGGCCATTCCTGCCAGTCTGCTCAGCGGGCTTCTCTCTGACCATCTCATCAATCAGG GTTACAGGACCATCACCGTTCGGAAGTTCATGCAG GTGATGGGCCTTGGCCTGTCCAGTGTTTTTGCCCTGTGTCTGGGCCACACGTCAAGCTTTTGTAACTCTGTGGTCTTCGCATCAGCCTCCATCGGCCTCCAGACCTTCAACCACAG CGGCATTTCCGTTAATATCCAGGATCTGGCCCCTTCCTGTGCCGGCTTTCTGTTTG GCGTGGCCAACACAGCCGGGGCCTTGGCAG GTGTAGTGGGCGTGTGCCTGGGCGGCTACCTCATCGAGACCACGGGCTCCTGGACATCTGTGTTCAATCTGGTGGCCGCCATCAGCAGCCTGGGGCTATGCACCTTCCTTGTGTTTGGGAAGGCCCAGCGGGTGGACCTGAGCCCCGCCCATGAGGACCTCTAA
- the SLC17A9 gene encoding voltage-gated purine nucleotide uniporter SLC17A9 isoform X2 has translation MQPPPDETRRDAAEDTQWSRPECQVWTGTLLLGTCLLYCARVSMPVCAASMSQDFGWNKKEAGVVLSSFFWGYCLTQVVGGHLGDRIGGEKVILLSASAWGFITVATPLLAHLGSAHLAFMTFSRILTGLLQGVYFPALTSLLSQKVRESERAFTYSTVGAGSQFGTLVTGAVGSLLLDWYGWPSVFYFSGGLTLLWVGYVYRCLLNERDLILALGILAQGLPVSRHTKVPWRQLFRKPSVWAAIISQLSAACSFFILLSWLPTFFKETFPSSKGWIFNVVPWLVAIPASLLSGLLSDHLINQGYRTITVRKFMQVMGLGLSSVFALCLGHTSSFCNSVVFASASIGLQTFNHSGISVNIQDLAPSCAGFLFGVVGVCLGGYLIETTGSWTSVFNLVAAISSLGLCTFLVFGKAQRVDLSPAHEDL, from the exons ATGCAGCCGCCCCCGGACGAGACCCGCAGGGACGCGGCCGAGGACACCCAGTGGTCCAG gccCGAGTGCCAGGTATGGACAGGGACACTGCTGTTGGGCACGTGCCTGCTCTACTGTGCCCGCGTCAGCATGCCTGTCTGCGCCGCCTCCATGAGCCAGGACTTCGGCTGGAACAAGAAAGAGGCCGGCGTCGTGCTCAGCAGCTTCTTCTGGGGCTACTGCCTGACTCAGGTGGTGGGCGGCCACCTGGGGGACCG GATCGGCGGCGAGAAGGTCATCCTGCTCTCAGCTTCTGCCTGGGGCTTCATCACCGTGGCCACTCCACTGCTCGCACACCTTGGCAGCGCCCACCTGGCCTTCATGACCTTCTCTCGCATCCTCACAGGCTTGCTCCAAG GGGTTTACTTCCCTGCGCTGACCAGCCTGCTGTCCCAGAAGGTGCGGGAGAGTGAGCGAGCCTTCACCTACAGCACCGTGGGGGCCGGCTCCCAGTTCGG GACGCTGGTGACTGGGGCTGTGGGCTCCCTGCTCCTGGACTGGTATGGCTGGCCAAGCGTCTTCTACTTCTCGGGCGGGCTCACCCTGCTGTGGGTGGGTTACGTGTACAGGTGTCTCCTGAATGAGAGAG ATCTCATCCTGGCCCTGGGCATCCTGGCGCAGGGCCTGCCCGTGTCCAGACACACCAAGGTGCCCTGGAGACAGCTCTTCCGAAAGCCTTCTGTCTG GGCAGCCATCATCTCCCAGCTCTCGGCGGCCTGCTCCTTCTTCATCCTCCTCTCCTGGCTGCCGACCTTCTTTAAGGAGACCTTCCCCAGCTCCAAG ggCTGGATCTTCAACGTGGTGCCCTGGCTGGTGGCCATTCCTGCCAGTCTGCTCAGCGGGCTTCTCTCTGACCATCTCATCAATCAGG GTTACAGGACCATCACCGTTCGGAAGTTCATGCAG GTGATGGGCCTTGGCCTGTCCAGTGTTTTTGCCCTGTGTCTGGGCCACACGTCAAGCTTTTGTAACTCTGTGGTCTTCGCATCAGCCTCCATCGGCCTCCAGACCTTCAACCACAG CGGCATTTCCGTTAATATCCAGGATCTGGCCCCTTCCTGTGCCGGCTTTCTGTTTG GTGTAGTGGGCGTGTGCCTGGGCGGCTACCTCATCGAGACCACGGGCTCCTGGACATCTGTGTTCAATCTGGTGGCCGCCATCAGCAGCCTGGGGCTATGCACCTTCCTTGTGTTTGGGAAGGCCCAGCGGGTGGACCTGAGCCCCGCCCATGAGGACCTCTAA